One genomic segment of Streptomyces niveus includes these proteins:
- a CDS encoding FadR/GntR family transcriptional regulator, whose amino-acid sequence MTTEGRGLHTHVLDTLGLAITGGEYPEGGVVRTDEVAQRFDVSRTVVREVVRVLESMHLVQSRRRVGVTVRPAREWNVYDPRVIRWRLAGSDRPRQLRSLTVLRSAIEPVAAGLAALHATPEQCAALTEQALGMVATSRGHQLEGYLRHDIAFHRVVLDASGNEMFARLGDVVAEVLTGRTRHEVMFHDPDPAAVTLHVQVAEAVRERDAARAEELTREIAVGALQELDVLAP is encoded by the coding sequence ATGACCACAGAAGGCCGGGGCCTGCATACCCATGTGCTCGACACCCTCGGTCTCGCCATCACCGGGGGCGAGTACCCCGAGGGCGGCGTCGTGCGCACCGACGAGGTCGCCCAGCGCTTCGACGTATCGCGCACCGTGGTACGGGAAGTGGTCCGCGTCCTGGAGTCGATGCACCTCGTCCAGTCGCGGCGCCGCGTCGGCGTCACGGTGCGGCCCGCCCGCGAGTGGAACGTCTACGACCCACGGGTCATCCGCTGGCGGCTCGCGGGCAGCGACCGGCCGCGCCAGCTGCGCTCCCTGACCGTGCTGCGCTCCGCGATCGAGCCGGTCGCCGCCGGTCTCGCCGCCCTCCACGCCACGCCCGAACAGTGCGCCGCCCTCACCGAGCAGGCGCTCGGGATGGTCGCCACCTCACGCGGCCACCAGCTGGAGGGCTATCTGCGGCACGACATCGCCTTCCACCGGGTGGTTCTCGACGCGTCGGGCAACGAGATGTTCGCGCGGCTCGGCGATGTGGTCGCGGAGGTCCTGACGGGCCGTACGCGGCACGAGGTGATGTTCCACGACCCGGACCCGGCGGCCGTCACCCTGCACGTACAGGTCGCCGAGGCCGTACGGGAGCGGGACGCGGCCCGCGCGGAGGAACTGACCCGGGAGATCGCGGTGGGCGCCCTCCAGGAACTCGACGTACTGGCACCCTGA